The following are encoded in a window of Microvirga ossetica genomic DNA:
- a CDS encoding ABC transporter permease — translation MITARPGLLRVAIREVVWIAHDRVALLLVIGIPLLAFTLLAATFSNAVIRDLRVDVVDQDRSQTSMIFVQAINAAPAVEVASRSSDLTGAMRAIRSGEAIATVYIPQDFERDILAGRRPQIVIFHNKQYYTPGNIASGGLQAAIAAAVATLPKDTGGSGTFTPGRLVVEQYVLTNPALNYVQFLLRAVLPMVLHVITAIAGGYAVGSEFGSRSLREWIDAAGGSPLAALVGKLAPYFGIFIVMMAVELGIIHSLFQIPFRGDPVLVGTAACLLIVAYLALGALLQLLVRNLALGLSLTGIVCSPAFGFAGVGFPILGMGTFGRAWGALLPLRWYIQILFDQAARGVPARDTAQPFMMLSILAVIFFGSAWLRLRTVARAPIAKAPEEIVREGPDQAGIVGAFSAEYGRVLRDRGVFGLVVLAPIIYGLLYPQPYLGQLLRKVPIAVVDNDTSDLSRSLIQMLDADEAIRIAARADTLAQAQAALARREVFGIVGIPAGTEREVLKGNSARLPAYVDSAYFLLYNRAVQGISEATGAVSADLIARGARSNGSLYRAALVKSAPVEILNQPLFNPTSGYGSYIVPAAFILILQQTLLMGAATLGGVAFEQGGPGARRRRGTAAAVLGQGLAHLVLALPGFALYLIVLPRVYGFTAVGRVPEMLALGIPFILAVSFMGQFVGAWFKRRETAVLLLIAISLPLFFLVGVSWPLEAIPDGLRIASRAFPSTSGIDGLVRLNQMGATLADVSTDWIRLWILATVYAVLAILTSWLVSMRGGADVTQS, via the coding sequence ATGATCACCGCCAGGCCCGGGCTTCTGCGGGTGGCGATCCGCGAGGTCGTCTGGATTGCGCATGACCGGGTCGCGCTGCTGCTGGTCATCGGGATTCCGCTCCTGGCATTCACTCTGCTGGCGGCGACCTTCAGCAACGCGGTCATTCGGGACCTAAGGGTCGATGTCGTCGATCAGGACCGGTCCCAGACATCGATGATCTTTGTTCAGGCGATCAATGCGGCGCCAGCCGTCGAGGTGGCCTCCCGATCGTCCGATCTCACGGGCGCGATGCGTGCGATCCGGTCGGGCGAGGCGATCGCCACGGTCTACATTCCGCAGGACTTCGAACGCGACATTCTCGCCGGACGACGTCCGCAGATCGTGATCTTCCACAACAAGCAGTACTACACGCCAGGCAATATCGCGTCGGGTGGGCTGCAGGCGGCGATCGCCGCGGCGGTCGCGACGCTGCCGAAGGACACCGGAGGCTCCGGGACCTTCACGCCCGGTCGGCTCGTCGTGGAGCAGTATGTCCTGACCAATCCCGCGCTCAACTATGTCCAGTTCCTGTTGCGGGCGGTTCTCCCCATGGTCCTCCATGTGATCACGGCCATCGCCGGAGGCTATGCCGTCGGCTCCGAGTTCGGTTCGCGAAGCCTGCGGGAGTGGATCGATGCCGCAGGAGGCAGTCCTCTGGCCGCACTCGTTGGCAAGCTGGCTCCCTATTTCGGCATCTTCATCGTCATGATGGCTGTGGAACTCGGCATCATTCATAGCCTGTTCCAGATTCCCTTCCGGGGTGATCCGGTCCTGGTGGGGACGGCCGCGTGTCTCCTCATCGTGGCCTATCTCGCTTTGGGAGCGCTGCTCCAGCTTCTCGTCAGAAACCTCGCCCTAGGTCTCTCGCTGACAGGCATCGTCTGCTCGCCCGCCTTCGGGTTCGCTGGCGTGGGATTTCCAATTCTGGGTATGGGTACGTTCGGCCGCGCCTGGGGAGCGCTGCTGCCCCTGCGCTGGTACATCCAAATCCTGTTCGATCAGGCCGCGCGCGGCGTGCCAGCGCGGGACACGGCGCAACCGTTCATGATGTTGAGCATTCTGGCCGTCATTTTCTTCGGCTCGGCCTGGCTCAGGCTGCGCACTGTCGCTCGAGCCCCGATCGCGAAGGCTCCCGAGGAGATTGTTCGCGAGGGCCCGGATCAAGCAGGCATCGTCGGCGCCTTCTCGGCCGAGTACGGGCGTGTCCTTCGCGATCGCGGGGTGTTCGGTCTGGTCGTTCTCGCCCCGATCATCTATGGCCTGCTTTATCCCCAGCCCTACCTCGGTCAGCTGCTGCGCAAGGTGCCGATCGCTGTCGTGGACAATGATACATCCGACCTCAGCCGATCGCTCATTCAGATGCTCGATGCCGACGAAGCGATCCGGATCGCCGCCCGCGCCGACACGTTGGCGCAGGCGCAGGCGGCGCTCGCGAGACGTGAGGTATTTGGGATCGTGGGCATCCCGGCCGGGACCGAACGGGAGGTTCTCAAGGGAAACAGCGCCCGGCTGCCGGCCTATGTCGATTCCGCGTATTTCCTCCTCTACAATCGCGCCGTGCAGGGCATCTCGGAGGCAACGGGCGCGGTCTCGGCCGACCTGATCGCCCGTGGCGCACGCTCCAATGGCAGCCTGTATCGAGCGGCGTTGGTCAAGAGCGCGCCCGTGGAGATCCTCAACCAGCCGCTGTTCAATCCGACAAGCGGCTATGGCAGCTATATCGTCCCCGCCGCGTTCATCCTGATCCTGCAGCAGACCTTGCTGATGGGCGCCGCGACGCTCGGCGGCGTCGCCTTCGAGCAAGGCGGGCCTGGAGCCCGCCGCCGCCGCGGGACTGCCGCAGCGGTGCTGGGCCAGGGCCTGGCGCATCTCGTCCTCGCCCTGCCGGGGTTCGCCCTCTACCTCATCGTCCTGCCGCGCGTCTATGGCTTCACGGCCGTCGGCCGTGTGCCGGAGATGCTGGCCCTCGGGATCCCGTTCATTCTTGCGGTGAGCTTCATGGGACAGTTCGTCGGCGCCTGGTTCAAGCGCCGCGAGACGGCGGTCCTGCTTCTCATTGCCATCAGCCTGCCGCTGTTTTTCCTGGTGGGGGTCTCCTGGCCGTTGGAAGCCATTCCTGATGGGCTCAGGATCGCGAGCAGGGCCTTTCCGAGCACATCGGGAATCGATGGGCTCGTGCGCCTGAACCAGATGGGAGCGACCCTGGCCGATGTGTCGACCGACTGGATCCGGCTGTGGATCCTGGCCACGGTCTATGCCGTCCTGGCCATCCTGACATCCTGGCTTGTCAGCATGCGGGGAGGGGCCGATGTCACCCAGAGCTAG
- a CDS encoding HlyD family secretion protein translates to MNEQAPLPQTKRDEAAPSLAAGPSPSASPPKTSTKTPKAAALIVSVTVATIVGLSLWYLVQPQPLLVQGEADATRIDIAARVDGRVETRPVARGESVAAGQVLVTIDNPQLLTKLREAEAAKTVALADLARIQVGTRAEVIAQRKAAIAADQASVTLAQQTYDRTRQLTSREFASVQRLDEATAALDVAKRNLERSKLAYEEAVAGYTAEERGIAQANVVKAEAAIATLQAQVAELTVKAPIAGQVYQIGAELGEFVSPGVPLLSVIDLSDTWLRFDLREDLVKGLKVGDRLQVRIPALGDSLVPVEVRTIATRGEYAGWRATRATGDFDLRTFEVRAYPVDRIAALRPGMSVYVDWPRVR, encoded by the coding sequence ATGAACGAGCAGGCACCATTGCCCCAAACCAAGCGCGACGAAGCTGCGCCCTCTTTGGCCGCCGGTCCGTCACCATCCGCTTCGCCACCCAAGACGTCGACCAAGACGCCAAAGGCAGCCGCCCTCATTGTGTCGGTGACCGTCGCGACGATTGTCGGTCTGTCGCTCTGGTATCTCGTTCAGCCGCAACCCCTGTTGGTGCAGGGAGAGGCGGACGCGACACGCATCGACATTGCGGCCCGCGTCGACGGGCGGGTCGAGACGCGTCCCGTTGCACGGGGCGAGAGCGTCGCGGCGGGACAGGTCCTCGTCACCATCGACAACCCGCAGCTTCTCACCAAGCTGCGGGAGGCCGAGGCCGCGAAGACGGTCGCCCTGGCGGACCTCGCCCGAATTCAGGTCGGCACGCGGGCCGAAGTCATCGCGCAGCGCAAGGCTGCAATCGCCGCAGACCAAGCCAGCGTGACCCTCGCGCAGCAGACCTACGATCGGACCCGTCAGCTCACCTCTCGCGAGTTTGCCTCGGTCCAGAGGCTCGACGAGGCGACCGCAGCCCTCGATGTGGCGAAGCGAAATCTCGAGCGGTCGAAGCTCGCCTATGAGGAGGCCGTGGCAGGCTATACCGCTGAGGAGCGTGGAATCGCCCAGGCCAATGTCGTCAAGGCCGAGGCCGCCATCGCGACGCTGCAGGCCCAGGTCGCCGAGCTGACCGTCAAGGCCCCGATCGCCGGGCAGGTCTATCAAATCGGCGCAGAGCTGGGCGAGTTCGTCTCTCCGGGAGTTCCCCTCCTGTCCGTGATCGATCTGAGCGACACGTGGCTGCGGTTCGATCTGCGGGAGGATCTCGTCAAAGGCCTCAAGGTCGGCGATCGGCTTCAGGTGCGGATCCCGGCCCTCGGCGACAGCTTGGTGCCGGTCGAGGTGCGGACGATCGCCACGCGCGGGGAATATGCCGGCTGGCGCGCCACCCGCGCGACCGGTGACTTCGATCTCCGGACCTTCGAGGTACGGGCCTACCCGGTCGACAGGATTGCCGCTCTGCGCCCCGGCATGAGCGTGTATGTCGACTGGCCCAGGGTGCGCTGA
- a CDS encoding 3-hydroxybutyrate dehydrogenase, translating into MNLRNEVLSDLPAASGPRESRLQDKVAVITGAASGIGKEIALMFAREGAKVVIADLDPRAAQETAAAIDPTGQRSLGVAMDVSHEEQVEAGMTRVIEAFGRLDILISNAGVQIVAPVVEFEFAKWKKLLAIHLDGAFLTTRAALRQMYQQKSGSIIYMGSVHSKEASPLKAPYVTAKHGLVGLAKVVAKEGAAYGIRANVICPGFVRTPLVEKQIPEQARELGISEAEVVRNVMLKETVDGEFTTVQDVAETAVFLAAFPSNALTGQSLVVSHGWFMQ; encoded by the coding sequence ATGAACTTACGAAATGAAGTTTTATCCGATTTGCCCGCCGCGAGCGGTCCCCGCGAGAGCCGACTGCAGGACAAGGTGGCTGTCATCACGGGAGCCGCGAGCGGCATTGGCAAGGAAATTGCGCTGATGTTCGCACGGGAGGGGGCAAAAGTGGTCATCGCCGACCTCGACCCGAGGGCGGCGCAGGAGACCGCGGCTGCCATCGACCCGACTGGCCAGCGCTCGCTCGGGGTTGCCATGGATGTCAGCCATGAGGAGCAGGTCGAAGCCGGCATGACGCGGGTGATCGAAGCCTTTGGCCGCCTCGATATCCTGATCAGCAACGCAGGTGTCCAGATCGTCGCTCCCGTCGTGGAGTTCGAGTTCGCCAAGTGGAAGAAGCTGCTTGCTATTCATCTGGATGGGGCATTTCTGACCACCCGCGCCGCCCTGCGGCAGATGTACCAGCAGAAGAGTGGCAGCATCATCTACATGGGATCCGTGCACTCCAAAGAGGCCTCGCCCCTGAAGGCGCCCTACGTCACGGCGAAGCATGGTCTGGTCGGCTTGGCCAAGGTCGTGGCGAAGGAGGGGGCCGCTTACGGGATCCGTGCCAACGTGATCTGTCCGGGCTTTGTGCGCACGCCGCTGGTCGAGAAGCAGATTCCGGAGCAGGCGCGCGAGCTCGGCATTTCCGAAGCCGAGGTCGTCAGAAACGTGATGCTGAAGGAGACCGTCGACGGCGAGTTCACAACCGTGCAGGACGTGGCGGAAACAGCGGTATTTCTGGCGGCTTTCCCATCGAATGCGCTCACCGGCCAGTCGCTCGTCGTCAGCCATGGATGGTTCATGCAGTAG
- a CDS encoding acetoacetate decarboxylase: MHEDIVRTRAFAMPLTSPAFPIGPYRFHNREYLIITYRTDPQKLRELVPEPLQVDEPLVKFEFIRMPDSTGFGDYTESGQVIPVSLRGRKGGYSHCMFLNDHPPIAGGRELWGFPKKLANPTLRAEIDTLVGTLDYGPMRIATATMGYKHRAADLASVKAALQEPNYLLKIIPHVDGTPRICELVEYYLEDIDLKGAWTGPASLRLWSHALAPLAELPVLEVVSATHILADLTLGLGKVVHDYLAGSEPSRQKGRAHELTK, encoded by the coding sequence ATGCACGAAGACATTGTCCGGACCAGAGCCTTCGCGATGCCCCTGACCAGCCCGGCCTTTCCGATCGGGCCCTATCGCTTCCACAACCGGGAATACCTGATCATCACCTATCGGACCGACCCGCAGAAGCTGCGCGAACTTGTCCCGGAGCCGCTCCAGGTCGACGAGCCGCTGGTGAAGTTCGAGTTCATCCGCATGCCGGACTCGACCGGCTTCGGGGACTACACCGAGAGCGGACAGGTCATCCCCGTCTCGTTGCGGGGCCGCAAGGGCGGATACAGCCATTGCATGTTCCTCAACGACCACCCGCCCATTGCCGGCGGGCGTGAACTGTGGGGATTCCCGAAGAAGCTCGCGAACCCCACCCTCCGGGCGGAAATCGATACCCTGGTCGGCACGCTCGACTACGGCCCGATGCGCATCGCGACCGCCACGATGGGCTACAAGCACAGGGCGGCCGATCTCGCGAGCGTGAAGGCTGCGCTCCAGGAGCCGAATTACCTGCTCAAGATCATTCCGCATGTCGATGGCACGCCGCGCATCTGCGAGCTCGTCGAATATTACCTGGAGGATATCGACCTGAAAGGCGCGTGGACCGGTCCAGCATCCCTGAGGCTGTGGTCGCACGCGCTGGCGCCGTTGGCGGAGTTGCCGGTGCTGGAGGTGGTCTCGGCCACCCACATTCTCGCCGATCTGACGCTCGGGCTCGGCAAGGTGGTGCACGACTACTTGGCTGGATCCGAGCCGTCTCGGCAGAAAGGAAGAGCCCATGAACTTACGAAATGA
- a CDS encoding patatin-like phospholipase family protein: MNEHAQATASHAGAVRPSRAIRAGRRLMDRPPFDCIALVLQGGGALGAYQAGVYEALAEAGLEPDWVAGISIGSINSAIIAGNPPETRVDKLRTFWEGVTAKPWFPIFTLLQKFHADGGDLGRSIANNVNALYSLFEGAPGFFNLRVPGPFLHPPGSLAATSFYDTSVLRATLERLVDFDRINGGEIHLSLGAVNVRSGNFVYFDTDRHVIGPEHVMASGALPPGFPAVEIEGEYYWDGGLVSNTPLQWVLRQRQDTLAFQVDLWSARGEFPRDISTVATRQKEIQYSSRTRATTDHFRSLQQVRNSIARLLDDLPPALRGHPEVKFLETVADRKVYSLIQLIHRSKNYEGESKDYEFSRRTMEEHWKAGYQDARRTLRHPEVLQRPDGQEGIRTFDLAVDGRE; this comes from the coding sequence ATGAACGAGCATGCTCAGGCGACGGCATCCCATGCAGGGGCGGTCCGTCCTTCGCGAGCGATCAGGGCCGGCAGGCGCTTGATGGATCGACCGCCCTTTGACTGCATCGCGCTGGTCCTACAGGGTGGAGGGGCACTTGGAGCCTACCAGGCCGGGGTCTATGAGGCGCTGGCCGAGGCAGGACTTGAGCCGGATTGGGTCGCCGGGATCTCCATCGGGTCGATCAACTCCGCCATCATCGCAGGCAATCCGCCCGAGACGCGGGTGGACAAGCTCCGGACATTCTGGGAGGGGGTCACCGCCAAACCCTGGTTTCCAATATTCACTCTGCTTCAGAAATTTCACGCCGACGGCGGCGACCTGGGACGCTCGATCGCCAACAATGTTAATGCGCTCTACTCGCTGTTCGAAGGTGCGCCGGGGTTCTTCAACCTGCGTGTCCCTGGGCCGTTCCTGCATCCGCCAGGCTCCCTGGCCGCCACGAGCTTCTACGACACGAGCGTGCTGCGGGCGACGCTGGAACGGCTTGTCGATTTCGACCGCATCAACGGGGGCGAAATCCATCTCAGCCTCGGTGCGGTCAATGTGCGTTCTGGCAACTTCGTCTACTTCGATACCGACAGACATGTCATCGGTCCGGAGCACGTCATGGCGAGCGGTGCGCTTCCGCCCGGATTCCCCGCCGTCGAGATCGAGGGGGAGTACTACTGGGACGGCGGTCTTGTTTCGAATACGCCGCTGCAATGGGTCCTGCGGCAGCGCCAGGATACGCTCGCCTTCCAGGTCGACCTCTGGAGCGCACGAGGCGAGTTCCCGCGCGATATCTCCACCGTGGCGACGCGGCAGAAGGAGATCCAGTACTCCAGTCGCACCCGCGCCACGACCGACCACTTCCGCAGTCTACAGCAGGTGCGAAACTCGATCGCGCGGCTCTTGGATGACCTGCCGCCGGCTCTTCGGGGGCATCCCGAGGTCAAATTCCTGGAAACGGTCGCCGACAGGAAGGTCTACAGCCTGATCCAGCTGATCCACCGGTCGAAAAACTACGAGGGTGAATCAAAGGATTACGAGTTCTCGCGGCGGACCATGGAAGAGCATTGGAAGGCTGGCTACCAGGACGCCCGGCGCACGCTGCGTCATCCCGAAGTGCTCCAGCGGCCCGATGGTCAGGAGGGAATCCGCACATTCGACCTTGCCGTCGATGGGCGGGAATAG
- a CDS encoding catalase family peroxidase: MRISSFLTRLIVLTVAVPSLGWAQEQPVEIQVVDAMNKVFGSHPGFRAFHAKGIVFEGSFKGTPDAAALSRAVLFDGRTIPVTVRFSDSGGLPTIPDGSDGANPHGMALKFHLPDGSETDMVTNSFKVFLVPTAADLRDFFLAIAASPPEAAKPTKLDQFVASHPTVPAALATIATPDSFAHEEYRGLNAFVLVNKAGERQAVRYVVTPEQVVHLNAAEAAKRPPDFLMTELPERLNRGPVIFHLKAQLAAAGDPTNDPSRPWPDDRKVVELGILTLDKAVPGSAEAEKKLLFLPGQLTDGIEASDDPMIDVRDSAYAVSFSRRNP, from the coding sequence ATGAGGATCAGTAGCTTTCTGACCCGACTGATTGTCCTGACCGTCGCCGTGCCCAGCCTCGGTTGGGCGCAGGAGCAGCCCGTCGAAATCCAGGTCGTGGACGCGATGAACAAGGTGTTCGGCAGCCATCCTGGATTCCGTGCCTTTCACGCCAAGGGAATTGTGTTTGAGGGCAGCTTCAAGGGCACACCCGACGCTGCGGCGCTGAGCCGAGCGGTCCTGTTTGACGGCCGCACGATTCCGGTGACGGTGCGGTTCTCGGACTCAGGCGGCCTCCCGACCATTCCAGATGGCTCGGATGGAGCCAATCCTCATGGCATGGCGCTCAAATTCCACCTGCCTGACGGCAGCGAGACCGACATGGTGACAAACTCGTTCAAGGTCTTCCTGGTGCCCACCGCGGCCGACCTGCGCGACTTCTTTCTTGCCATTGCCGCCAGTCCGCCTGAGGCTGCCAAGCCGACAAAGCTCGACCAGTTCGTCGCCAGCCATCCCACGGTACCAGCGGCCTTGGCCACGATCGCCACGCCGGACAGCTTCGCCCATGAGGAATATCGCGGCCTCAATGCCTTCGTGCTCGTCAACAAGGCCGGCGAGCGCCAGGCTGTGCGCTATGTGGTGACGCCGGAACAGGTGGTTCATCTGAATGCAGCGGAGGCAGCCAAACGGCCACCGGACTTTCTCATGACGGAGTTGCCGGAGCGCCTGAACCGTGGGCCGGTCATCTTCCACCTCAAGGCACAGCTCGCTGCGGCCGGCGATCCCACCAACGATCCGTCGCGACCTTGGCCCGACGACCGCAAGGTGGTGGAGCTCGGCATCCTGACGCTCGATAAGGCTGTTCCGGGCAGCGCTGAGGCAGAGAAGAAGCTGCTGTTTCTGCCGGGCCAGCTCACCGACGGAATTGAGGCTTCGGACGATCCTATGATCGACGTGCGGGACAGCGCATATGCCGTATCGTTCTCGCGCCGCAACCCCTGA
- a CDS encoding efflux RND transporter periplasmic adaptor subunit, with amino-acid sequence MAPYRWKPPCWRQAILLGLLLPTACNPPQQAAAPAPQPAVGVRPAEMRGVNQSFQFVGRIKAQSTVDLRARAEGFLEQVAFREGQAVRAGDLLYQIEKVQFQAQVDQAKANLASAQAVVTNAQLQYDRQLSLSERQFTPQSVVDQNKANLDSAKANVLQMKAALTQAEVNLGYTEIKSPIEGLIGRTAYTIGNLVNPASGVLATIVSQDPIYVLFPVSVRDLELIREARREEGGSLAKIEIRIRLSSGAEYPHRGVWNLTDPQVDQQTDTLIMRATIPNPDGQLIDGQFVTAEIRRRQEEPRLVIPQAALQFDQTGYYALVVDDQRKVQQRRIKTGPNRDTDVVITAGLQEGDNVIVDGVQKVQPGQVVQANVLAPEASSQ; translated from the coding sequence ATGGCTCCGTATCGATGGAAGCCCCCCTGCTGGAGGCAGGCTATTCTTCTCGGTCTTCTGCTGCCGACGGCGTGCAACCCTCCGCAGCAAGCAGCCGCTCCGGCACCGCAGCCGGCGGTCGGTGTGCGGCCGGCCGAGATGCGCGGGGTCAACCAGTCCTTCCAGTTCGTCGGCCGCATCAAGGCCCAGAGCACGGTCGATCTGCGTGCTCGCGCCGAAGGTTTCCTCGAGCAGGTTGCGTTCCGGGAGGGCCAAGCCGTCAGGGCCGGCGACCTCCTGTACCAAATCGAGAAGGTCCAGTTTCAAGCGCAGGTCGACCAAGCAAAGGCGAACCTGGCCTCGGCGCAAGCCGTGGTGACCAACGCCCAGCTTCAGTACGATCGGCAACTGTCCCTCTCCGAGCGCCAGTTCACGCCCCAATCCGTCGTCGATCAGAACAAGGCCAATCTCGACAGTGCCAAGGCCAATGTCCTGCAGATGAAGGCCGCACTCACACAGGCCGAGGTGAATCTCGGCTACACGGAGATCAAATCGCCGATCGAGGGCCTGATCGGCCGCACCGCTTACACGATCGGGAATCTCGTCAATCCGGCGAGCGGCGTACTGGCAACGATCGTGAGCCAGGACCCGATCTATGTGCTCTTTCCGGTGAGCGTGCGTGACCTCGAGCTCATTCGCGAGGCGCGGCGCGAGGAAGGTGGCAGCCTGGCCAAGATCGAAATCCGCATCCGCCTGTCGAGCGGCGCCGAATACCCGCACCGCGGCGTCTGGAATCTGACCGACCCGCAAGTCGATCAGCAGACCGACACGCTTATCATGCGCGCCACGATTCCCAATCCCGATGGACAGTTGATCGACGGTCAATTCGTGACGGCGGAGATCCGCCGGCGTCAGGAGGAGCCGCGCCTCGTCATTCCGCAGGCGGCTCTGCAGTTCGACCAGACCGGCTATTACGCCCTGGTGGTCGATGATCAGCGCAAGGTGCAGCAGCGGCGGATCAAAACCGGTCCGAACCGCGATACCGATGTGGTCATCACCGCGGGCCTTCAGGAAGGCGACAACGTGATCGTTGATGGCGTCCAGAAGGTCCAGCCGGGACAGGTCGTGCAGGCGAATGTGCTTGCGCCGGAGGCCTCGAGCCAATGA